A region from the Pristiophorus japonicus isolate sPriJap1 chromosome 14, sPriJap1.hap1, whole genome shotgun sequence genome encodes:
- the LOC139280298 gene encoding histone H2B 8-like, whose amino-acid sequence MADEKKTVTAKKGAKKTIRKTPAKGDKKHRTWREESYSIYIYKVMKQARPITTSAAPSAPGRSRCAGRLLLPGELAKHAVSKGTKAVAKYTSSK is encoded by the exons ATGGCTGACGAAAAGAAAACAGTTACCGCCAAGAAAGGTGCCAAGAAAACAATCAGGAAAACACCTGCGAAGGGCGACAAGAAGCACAGAACGTGGAgggaggagagttactccatctacatctacaaagtgatgaagcag gcacggcccattacaacaagtgccgcaccatcagctcccgggagatccagatgtGCCGGGCGTCTGCtgttgcccggggagctggccaagcatgcCGTGTccaaagggacaaaggcggtggccaaatacaccagctccaagtaa